The Methylovirgula sp. 4M-Z18 sequence TTGGCTTCCTGCTCCAGCCGCTCGTCGGTGATGAAACCGCAGCACCGCATGCAAGGTGCGCCCGGCATGGACAAGATCACCTGGCCGCTGACTAGAAAACCGTACTCGCCAAGATCATGAACATCCATCCCGACATCGACGTAAGGAATCAAATGCCTGCGCGCGAATCGCTCAAGCTGCTCGCGTTCCTTGAATCCATCGACGGCTCCCAAAATGACGTCGCAAAGCTTAAGATCTTCGACGGCGTTATGCCAGTCGTCGTTAATTGACATGATCCGGGCATTCGGCTGAAGCCCGCGAATCAAACGTTCGGCAATCGCGACCTTGGGCAAATTGACCGCAACGTCGGCGAGCGTGCCACCGATCAGCCGGTTCGTGTTTGTATCTTCAATAACGTCGGGATCGGCGTTGATATACCCGCCTATTCCCATATGCGCCGCCTGCTGCACCATGTGCGAGCCACCGCCGCCAAGTCCAACAATGCCGATAGTGGCGGCATCGAGAATGGCGTCGCTGTCGGCTCCAAGAAAGCTCTGTCGCTCAAGGCGGCTCATGTGGCGCTCCACTGGCGAAGAGGCATGCCAATTTCAGCGAAACGGGCAATGAATGGATGAGCGGATGCGCGCCCGAGCCATACTTGGCCAAACGCAGCGGTGTCGCTCAACACGATCGCGCCATGCACAGCATAGGGCGCGACCGACACGAAATTCGGCACAAACTTCGCGTTCTCACGGATGTCGATGCCGCTAAATACCGGCACGCCGCGGCCACCATGCGAATGAACATGGAATATCGCGTTGCGCTCATCCATCGCCCATTGGCGCGCACGGCGTATGGCGCCCGCGCTCATCATGGCACCGACGCTCGGATCGTTCAGATATTCGTCGTCCTGCAGCGGGCGATATTCGCGGGCAAGAATAAGAAGCTCGTCGCGTGCAGCCGAAAGGCCCGCTGCGATGAAGCCGACGCGCTCATGCGCATAGGTATGCGGCCGGCGAAGATCGGTTCGGATTTCGCTCAGTATTGTGCTTGTAATCTTGAAGCGAATGTTCATGTCACCGCCCTCAAATGCGCGCTCAGCATCTTGGTCCATGGCATGGCCTCGGGCACATGGTTCCAGGACGGCGCCCACCAGTTGCGCTCAACCACGCGATGTTGGTTCCAGTTTGCGCCTCGGTCTTCGATCTTACGTTCGAAGAACAGCCGCGTGATATAGCCGGAATGTGCGAAGGGCACTAAAAGAAGGTCCATCACATGGGGCTGGTCGCCGGCCATAAAGCGAAAGGCCGGCAACAGGATCACCGGCTGGCCGCCCTCCTTCAGTAGAACGGCCTCCGGATGCATCGCTGCGATACTGGCAAAGTTGTTGGCGGCGTCGCTCACGAAGAGCCCCCGCACGGCACCTGCTCGAAGAACTTCATGCCGTCCTTCACCCGGAGCTTCCCTTCCGGCTTCAGCGGCATGAGGTGACCCTCGTTGTTGATGTATTCGAGAACGTACCCCTCCTGAACCGCGAACAGCTGCTTGAGCTGCTGGGTCGAGTAGGTGCCACGAGGAATTTCGCGCGGGTCGTTTTCGAAGAAGACGGTGATAAGCCGCTTTTCGGTGTACAGATGCTCCGTGCCGGCCTTGTCAAGGTCCAGCACATCGTTCGGGCCAAGATCGATGTCCGTGCCGTCGCGTTCCACCACCAGCGCCTCGTCGCTATGAACATGGCAGAGGAGGCGCAGTTCCGGCTCGGGAATGGCGTTGACGCCCCATTCGTAACTGTGCCCATTGAGGGTGAAGCGGAAGATGCGGTCGCCTTTGAACGCACGAAACTCTTCGGTGCCCTCCATGCGAAGGTCCACCGTCTCGTCGAGGCCGACCGACCGGCTGCCGTGGCGAAGAAGCTGGATGAGCACATAATCGCCCGCCGGCTTAGCGCCTGCCTTGTCAAGGATGTGATCCCCTTTCGGTGTCGGATCCTTGAAAGACACCTTCGTGCCATTCACCAGGGTAAAGAACTGCCCATCCAAACCCGCGCCACGGGACGCCTGGGGCTGGGTATTGTGGCTTGCGCCACCCGTTATTACATTTTCCATCGAAAGCACCCTTTCGTTTGGCTCCGGCCCTTTGCCGGCCCTCGAGTGATTAGATATTGCGACATGCAAAGAATGTCAAGCACATTCTTGGCATGATTGACATTCTTTGCAAGAATGCCTAAAATGTTTAGCTGGATCAATCACTTTGAAGGAGAACAGCGATGGCCAGAAAAAGCGTGGCGGCAGAC is a genomic window containing:
- a CDS encoding HesA/MoeB/ThiF family protein; the encoded protein is MSRLERQSFLGADSDAILDAATIGIVGLGGGGSHMVQQAAHMGIGGYINADPDVIEDTNTNRLIGGTLADVAVNLPKVAIAERLIRGLQPNARIMSINDDWHNAVEDLKLCDVILGAVDGFKEREQLERFARRHLIPYVDVGMDVHDLGEYGFLVSGQVILSMPGAPCMRCCGFITDERLEQEAKRYGAAGSRPQVIWSNGVLASTAVGLLAQILTPWYPNPPGFVFLDYDGNKGTLARNPRMELLKNHVCPHHPADETGDPLFDIRKQQFAARPVAAAAPPPSWWRRIWNQLRRGGH
- a CDS encoding multiubiquitin domain-containing protein, coding for MENVITGGASHNTQPQASRGAGLDGQFFTLVNGTKVSFKDPTPKGDHILDKAGAKPAGDYVLIQLLRHGSRSVGLDETVDLRMEGTEEFRAFKGDRIFRFTLNGHSYEWGVNAIPEPELRLLCHVHSDEALVVERDGTDIDLGPNDVLDLDKAGTEHLYTEKRLITVFFENDPREIPRGTYSTQQLKQLFAVQEGYVLEYINNEGHLMPLKPEGKLRVKDGMKFFEQVPCGGSS